The Cricetulus griseus strain 17A/GY chromosome 9, alternate assembly CriGri-PICRH-1.0, whole genome shotgun sequence genome has a segment encoding these proteins:
- the LOC113837242 gene encoding zinc finger protein 784-like — MAAARPEPPIPSSPTRESPSPEPSDLVLVPDGGRSATPPSDLIEIQVVKVTDTTSVLEPPGPGSFHCALCPAAFHLVSELLFHEHGHLAGVDGVGQGGDPSRCHVCGHSCPGPASLRAHYSLHTGERPYRCPLCPRAFKALAPLLRHQRRHGVEPGSSPRLPPAAPTGHGQPSLPGVGVAQERSEVVRAAAAAGAAVGKPFACRFCTKPFRRSSDMRDHERVHTGERPYHCGVCGKGFTQSSVLSGHARIHTGERPFRCTLCSRTFNNSSNFRKHQRTHFHGPGPGPGVGESGGQLGPSSGAQGSGDERGTEKAPEGGHGDAGKANVEVDQ; from the exons ATGGCCGCCGCGCGCCCGGAGCCCCCGATTCCGAGCTCACCGACCCGGGAGTCGCCATCCCCGGAGCCGTCGGACCTG GTCCTGGTGCCTGACGGCGGCCGCTCTGCCACACCCCCAAGTGACCTCATCGAGATCCAGGTGGTAAAAGTTACAGACACCACGTCGGTCCTTGAGCCCCCAGGGCCGGGGTCCTTTCACTGTGCCCTGTGTCCCGCTGCCTTCCACCTGGTCTCAGAGCTGCTGTTTCACGAACATGGCCACCTGGCAGGCGTGGACGGGGTTGGGCAGGGTGGGGACCCAAGCCGCTGTCACGTGTGTGGCCACAGCTGTCCAGGCCCTGCCAGCCTGCGAGCCCACTACAGCTTGCACACAGGAGAGCGGCCTTACCGCTGCCCACTCTGCCCACGGGCTTTTAAGGCCTTGGCACCTCTGCTCCGGCACCAACGCCGACACGGGGTGGAGCCGGGCTCCTCTCCAAGGCTTCCACCTGCAGCACCAACCGGACACGGACAGCCGAGCCTGCCAGGGGTCGGGGTGGCCCAGGAGAGGTCGGAGGTGGTGAGGGCCGCGGCAGCCGCGGGGGCCGCGGTAGGCAAGCCTTTCGCCTGCAGGTTCTGCACCAAGCCCTTCCGCCGCTCGTCAGACATGCGAGACCACGAGCGCGTGCACACCGGCGAGCGGCCCTACCACTGCGGCGTCTGTGGCAAGGGCTTCACACAGTCCTCGGTGCTGAGCGGTCACGCCCGCATCCACACGGGCGAGCGGCCCTTCCGCTGCACGCTCTGCAGCCGCACTTTCAATAACTCCTCCAATTTCCGCAAACACCAGCGCACCCATTTCCACGGGCCTGGGCCAGGGCCTGGGGTGGGAGAGTCTGGAGGCCAACTGGGACCATCTTCGGGAGCCCAGGGGTCAGGGGATGAGCGTGGGACCGAGAAGGCTCCCGAAGGAGGGCATGGAGACGCTGGGAAGGCCAATGTGGAGGTTGACCAGTAG
- the LOC113837240 gene encoding zinc finger protein 580: MLLLPPRPPHPRSSSPEVMDPPPPKTPPFPKADGPSSTSSSVAVAGPRPPRLGRHLLIDANGVPYTYTVQLEEEPRGPPQREATPGEPGPRKGYSCPECARVFASPLRLQSHRVSHSDLKPFTCAACGKAFKRSSHLSRHRATHRAGPPHTCPLCPRRFQDAAELAQHVRLH, translated from the coding sequence atgctgctgctgccgccgcgGCCACCCCACCCTCGGTCCTCCTCCCCGGAGGTCATGGACCCACCGCCCCCCAAGACTCCTCCTTTTCCCAAGGCGGACGGCCCCTCCTCCACTTCTTCCTCGGTGGCGGTGGCGGGGCCGCGGCCACCCCGGCTGGGCCGCCACCTGCTCATCGACGCCAACGGGGTCCCCTACACGTACACGGTGCAGCTGGAGGAGGAACCTCGGGGCCCTCCGCAGCGCGAGGCCACCCCGGGAGAGCCGGGTCCTCGAAAGGGCTACAGCTGCCCGGAGTGCGCGCGGGTCTTTGCCAGCCCCCTGCGGCTGCAGAGCCACCGCGTGTCGCACTCGGACCTCAAGCCCTTTACGTGCGCTGCGTGTGGCAAGGCCTTTAAGCGCTCCAGCCACCTGTCGCGCCACCGCGCCACCCACCGCGCCGGCCCACCCCACACCTGCCCGCTCTGCCCTCGGCGCTTCCAGGACGCAGCCGAGCTGGCTCAGCACGTGCGCCTGCACTGA
- the LOC113837239 gene encoding coiled-coil domain-containing protein 106 isoform X3: MTEATVGGQDEETSVPFEEAPHLDSEIFYSLSPSRRNFEEPPEVTSPTLALMNSVKAQLHMALERNSWLQKRIEDLEEERDFLRCQLDKFISSARMDAEDHCRMKPGPRRVDGDSRAGVGGEASDPESAASSFSGASEEGSASERKRQKQKGSTGRRRFGKPKARERQRVKDADGVLCRYKKILGTFQKLKSMSRAFEHHRVDRNTVALTTPIAELLIVAPEKLAEVGEFDPSKERLLEYSRRCFLALDDETLKKVQALKKSKLLLPITYRFKR; the protein is encoded by the exons ATGACCGAAGCAACCGTAGGCGGACAA GACGAAGAGACCTCCGTCCCCTTTGAAGAGGCACCCCACTTAGACTCAGAGATTTTCTACAGTCTGAGCCCCTCTCGGAGAAACTTTGAGG AGCCTCCAGAGGTCACCTCCCCAACCCTGGCCCTGATGAACAGCGTAAAGGCCCAGCTGCACATGGCCCTGGAGAGGAACTCGTGGTTGCAGAAGCGCATTGAGGatctggaggaggagagggacttTTTGCGATGTCAGCTGGACAAGTTCATTTCCTCAGCCCGGATGGatgcag AGGATCACTGCCGGATGAAACCCGGGCCACGGAGGGTTGATGGGGACAGCagggctggggttgggggagaagCCTCAGACCCCGAGTCCGCAGCCTCCTCCTTCAGCGGGGCATCCGAAGAGGGCAGTGCCAGtgaaaggaagaggcagaagcagaaggggaGTACTGGCCGGAGGCGATTTGGGAAGCCCAAGGCTCGAGAGAGACAGCGGG TGAAGGACGCTGACGGGGTCCTCTGCCGCTACAAGAAGATCCTGGGCACCTTCCAGAAGCTCAAGAGCATGTCCCGGGCCTTTGAGCACCACCGTGTGGACCGGAACACGGTGGCGCTGACCACGCCCATCGCGGAGCTGCTCATCGTGGCTCCCGAAAAGCTGGCGGAGGTGGGGGAGTTCGACCCGTCCAAGGAGCGCCTGCTGGAGTACTCCCGCCGCTGCTTCCTGGCGCTGGACGACGAGACTCTCAAGAAGGTGCAGGCTCTCAAGAAGAGCAAGCTGCTTCTGCCCATCACCTACCGCTTCAAGCGGTGA
- the LOC113837239 gene encoding coiled-coil domain-containing protein 106 isoform X2 has product MNDRSNRRRTMKDEETSVPFEEAPHLDSEIFYSLSPSRRNFEEPPEVTSPTLALMNSVKAQLHMALERNSWLQKRIEDLEEERDFLRCQLDKFISSARMDAEDHCRMKPGPRRVDGDSRAGVGGEASDPESAASSFSGASEEGSASERKRQKQKGSTGRRRFGKPKARERQRVKDADGVLCRYKKILGTFQKLKSMSRAFEHHRVDRNTVALTTPIAELLIVAPEKLAEVGEFDPSKERLLEYSRRCFLALDDETLKKVQALKKSKLLLPITYRFKR; this is encoded by the exons ATGAATGACCGAAGCAACCGTAGGCGGACAA TGAAGGACGAAGAGACCTCCGTCCCCTTTGAAGAGGCACCCCACTTAGACTCAGAGATTTTCTACAGTCTGAGCCCCTCTCGGAGAAACTTTGAGG AGCCTCCAGAGGTCACCTCCCCAACCCTGGCCCTGATGAACAGCGTAAAGGCCCAGCTGCACATGGCCCTGGAGAGGAACTCGTGGTTGCAGAAGCGCATTGAGGatctggaggaggagagggacttTTTGCGATGTCAGCTGGACAAGTTCATTTCCTCAGCCCGGATGGatgcag AGGATCACTGCCGGATGAAACCCGGGCCACGGAGGGTTGATGGGGACAGCagggctggggttgggggagaagCCTCAGACCCCGAGTCCGCAGCCTCCTCCTTCAGCGGGGCATCCGAAGAGGGCAGTGCCAGtgaaaggaagaggcagaagcagaaggggaGTACTGGCCGGAGGCGATTTGGGAAGCCCAAGGCTCGAGAGAGACAGCGGG TGAAGGACGCTGACGGGGTCCTCTGCCGCTACAAGAAGATCCTGGGCACCTTCCAGAAGCTCAAGAGCATGTCCCGGGCCTTTGAGCACCACCGTGTGGACCGGAACACGGTGGCGCTGACCACGCCCATCGCGGAGCTGCTCATCGTGGCTCCCGAAAAGCTGGCGGAGGTGGGGGAGTTCGACCCGTCCAAGGAGCGCCTGCTGGAGTACTCCCGCCGCTGCTTCCTGGCGCTGGACGACGAGACTCTCAAGAAGGTGCAGGCTCTCAAGAAGAGCAAGCTGCTTCTGCCCATCACCTACCGCTTCAAGCGGTGA
- the LOC113837239 gene encoding coiled-coil domain-containing protein 106 isoform X1: MTEATVGGQVRHLGDPFPVLGTTFWFPLSPGQLWLGVVRKAQAASGVTCTGLSPVKDEETSVPFEEAPHLDSEIFYSLSPSRRNFEEPPEVTSPTLALMNSVKAQLHMALERNSWLQKRIEDLEEERDFLRCQLDKFISSARMDAEDHCRMKPGPRRVDGDSRAGVGGEASDPESAASSFSGASEEGSASERKRQKQKGSTGRRRFGKPKARERQRVKDADGVLCRYKKILGTFQKLKSMSRAFEHHRVDRNTVALTTPIAELLIVAPEKLAEVGEFDPSKERLLEYSRRCFLALDDETLKKVQALKKSKLLLPITYRFKR; this comes from the exons ATGACCGAAGCAACCGTAGGCGGACAAGTGAGGCACTTGGGGGACCCCTTCCCCGTCCTTGGCACGACGTTCTGGTTCCCTCTATCCCCGGGGCAGTTATGGTTGGGGGTGGTCCGAAAGGCCCAGGCCGCTTCTGGGGTGACCTGCACTGGCCTCTCCCCAGTGAAGGACGAAGAGACCTCCGTCCCCTTTGAAGAGGCACCCCACTTAGACTCAGAGATTTTCTACAGTCTGAGCCCCTCTCGGAGAAACTTTGAGG AGCCTCCAGAGGTCACCTCCCCAACCCTGGCCCTGATGAACAGCGTAAAGGCCCAGCTGCACATGGCCCTGGAGAGGAACTCGTGGTTGCAGAAGCGCATTGAGGatctggaggaggagagggacttTTTGCGATGTCAGCTGGACAAGTTCATTTCCTCAGCCCGGATGGatgcag AGGATCACTGCCGGATGAAACCCGGGCCACGGAGGGTTGATGGGGACAGCagggctggggttgggggagaagCCTCAGACCCCGAGTCCGCAGCCTCCTCCTTCAGCGGGGCATCCGAAGAGGGCAGTGCCAGtgaaaggaagaggcagaagcagaaggggaGTACTGGCCGGAGGCGATTTGGGAAGCCCAAGGCTCGAGAGAGACAGCGGG TGAAGGACGCTGACGGGGTCCTCTGCCGCTACAAGAAGATCCTGGGCACCTTCCAGAAGCTCAAGAGCATGTCCCGGGCCTTTGAGCACCACCGTGTGGACCGGAACACGGTGGCGCTGACCACGCCCATCGCGGAGCTGCTCATCGTGGCTCCCGAAAAGCTGGCGGAGGTGGGGGAGTTCGACCCGTCCAAGGAGCGCCTGCTGGAGTACTCCCGCCGCTGCTTCCTGGCGCTGGACGACGAGACTCTCAAGAAGGTGCAGGCTCTCAAGAAGAGCAAGCTGCTTCTGCCCATCACCTACCGCTTCAAGCGGTGA